One window of Hydrogenobacter sp. genomic DNA carries:
- a CDS encoding carbon monoxide dehydrogenase beta subunit family protein — translation MPMEVVPGPAGYIPTPPAFEGVELPPPGKALLYGKIVDEEIAMREAAKAMLTRRNPTIFPGPLILWGWNAGAMEKAKAVLELAMEIPNCRIIPMPDYRPKYPKIDPEAEINPNHPNLTILHNKIEAAIFVGIHCHYANLSLRMIRAGTNCFTIALCAEMGHEDAMVSIRDAHAEEIRKFKDVLVKVREELGIKWEPKLPPENPSLPKEEYQTLSVLDYGEYSYLLIPRRGEHVTESE, via the coding sequence ATGCCTATGGAAGTAGTTCCAGGACCGGCAGGTTATATACCCACACCGCCAGCTTTTGAGGGTGTGGAATTACCACCTCCCGGCAAGGCGCTTCTCTATGGAAAGATAGTTGATGAAGAGATTGCTATGCGAGAAGCGGCAAAGGCGATGCTCACTCGTAGAAACCCCACCATATTCCCCGGTCCTCTAATACTCTGGGGCTGGAACGCCGGCGCCATGGAAAAAGCTAAGGCAGTGCTTGAACTCGCTATGGAAATCCCCAATTGCAGGATAATACCCATGCCCGACTACAGACCCAAATATCCAAAAATAGACCCGGAGGCGGAAATAAACCCGAACCATCCAAACCTTACCATACTTCACAACAAGATAGAAGCGGCTATATTCGTGGGGATTCATTGTCACTATGCAAACCTATCCTTAAGAATGATAAGAGCAGGAACGAACTGCTTTACCATAGCCCTGTGTGCGGAGATGGGACACGAGGACGCCATGGTGTCCATAAGGGATGCGCATGCTGAAGAGATAAGGAAGTTTAAGGACGTTTTAGTTAAGGTAAGGGAAGAGCTTGGAATAAAGTGGGAGCCAAAGCTTCCACCTGAAAATCCATCACTGCCAAAAGAAGAATATCAAACCCTTTCCGTCCTTGACTACGGAGAGTACTCTTATCTGCTCATACCCAGAAGGGGTGAGCATGTCACAGAAAGTGAATAA
- a CDS encoding thiamine pyrophosphate-dependent enzyme produces the protein MGLEYVRISPGFEKYMPKDYVDLVQYGQFGKQIDVQMLGQFKELVEEHPMCAGCFMAYFIRVFYAALPNPEDTIVIGTAGCARLALSQAAVPFIYGNYGDTNAVASGLKRALTIRFPDKVKDVVVIAGDGGLIDIGFGMTMHSWFRREKFTTIMVDNEVYGNTGGQESGMSPKGVQLKMAPKGKQFDKINAVELAKTAGCVYVAKLAPTNPKRIAKTIRRAILAARHFGPTFIHAYTSCNIEYSIPTEKVLEDARKREKQDFGFYEWMTDEVKEFFEEIERKPEEVKA, from the coding sequence ATGGGCTTGGAGTATGTAAGGATTTCACCAGGTTTTGAAAAATACATGCCGAAGGACTATGTGGATTTAGTCCAGTATGGGCAGTTTGGCAAGCAGATAGATGTGCAGATGCTCGGACAGTTCAAAGAGCTTGTAGAAGAGCATCCCATGTGCGCAGGCTGTTTCATGGCATACTTCATAAGGGTCTTCTACGCAGCACTTCCTAACCCAGAAGACACCATTGTTATAGGCACAGCAGGATGCGCAAGGCTTGCTCTATCTCAGGCGGCGGTTCCCTTCATATACGGAAATTACGGAGATACCAACGCGGTGGCTTCCGGTCTAAAGAGGGCTTTAACCATTAGGTTCCCCGATAAGGTCAAGGATGTTGTGGTTATAGCAGGGGATGGTGGTCTTATAGACATAGGCTTTGGTATGACCATGCACTCCTGGTTCAGGCGTGAGAAATTCACCACCATAATGGTGGACAACGAAGTCTACGGAAACACAGGAGGGCAGGAGAGCGGTATGTCTCCTAAAGGTGTGCAGTTAAAGATGGCACCGAAAGGAAAACAGTTTGACAAGATAAACGCGGTGGAGCTGGCAAAGACCGCCGGCTGTGTCTATGTGGCAAAGCTGGCTCCCACAAATCCCAAGAGGATAGCCAAAACCATAAGAAGGGCTATACTCGCCGCAAGGCACTTCGGTCCCACCTTCATACATGCTTATACCTCCTGCAACATTGAATACTCCATACCCACAGAAAAGGTGCTTGAGGATGCAAGAAAAAGAGAAAAGCAGGACTTTGGCTTTTACGAGTGGATGACGGACGAAGTGAAAGAGTTCTTTGAAGAGATAGAGAGAAAGCCGGAGGAGGTTAAGGCATGA
- a CDS encoding ferredoxin oxidoreductase, translating to MYYVADVNEMDCAKYNCKQCVLFCPEPNTLMYHDSKHVAWVNYSRCKGCAICVYVCSDLLKRNCIQMVMMTAGD from the coding sequence ATGTACTATGTTGCGGATGTAAACGAAATGGATTGTGCCAAGTATAACTGCAAGCAGTGTGTGCTTTTCTGTCCTGAGCCGAACACTTTGATGTATCATGATTCAAAGCATGTGGCATGGGTTAATTACTCAAGGTGTAAAGGCTGTGCCATATGCGTATATGTTTGCTCGGACTTACTCAAAAGGAACTGCATACAGATGGTTATGATGACCGCGGGAGATTAA
- a CDS encoding CobW family GTP-binding protein: MLPAFVITGYLGSGKTTLLLNSVREFFSGRRVALIVNEFGQIGVDGKILKNAYSEVIELPEGCICCTLHSEFEKALSEIKQKYDPELLFVETSGGAEPFPVIISLQSLGCTVEGVLCLIDAFNFEKYSKESTARHQIGSSNVLVINKTDLVEGEILKNIEKEVINLWHFYRLKNFFTGEPIFKDFRLYRTTHGKLPPEVFEGIFTLKERISIKEEESHEHNLKQEIRYFEEPIEYENFMQFIESLSKDVIRAKGIVRLRESPAPVVVNYAFGSIDMSYTIPDYEGKSFVVIVSSSN, translated from the coding sequence ATGCTTCCAGCCTTCGTAATTACGGGCTACTTGGGAAGTGGAAAGACTACACTTCTTTTGAATTCTGTGAGAGAGTTCTTCTCTGGAAGAAGGGTGGCATTGATAGTGAATGAGTTTGGACAGATAGGGGTGGACGGTAAGATACTTAAAAACGCTTATTCCGAAGTTATAGAGCTTCCAGAAGGATGCATATGCTGTACTTTGCATTCCGAGTTTGAAAAAGCCCTTTCCGAGATAAAACAAAAGTACGATCCTGAACTACTTTTTGTTGAAACCTCAGGTGGAGCAGAACCCTTTCCCGTAATAATAAGTCTGCAAAGCCTTGGTTGTACAGTTGAAGGTGTTTTATGTCTCATAGATGCTTTTAACTTTGAAAAATACAGTAAGGAAAGCACTGCAAGACACCAGATAGGAAGCTCTAACGTGCTTGTTATCAACAAGACGGATCTTGTGGAAGGTGAGATCTTAAAAAATATAGAAAAGGAAGTCATCAATCTGTGGCATTTCTACAGACTTAAGAACTTCTTTACAGGTGAGCCAATCTTTAAAGATTTTAGACTCTACAGAACCACTCACGGCAAACTCCCACCTGAGGTGTTTGAGGGCATTTTTACACTGAAAGAAAGAATTTCCATCAAAGAAGAAGAATCTCACGAACACAATCTTAAGCAGGAGATACGTTACTTTGAAGAACCTATAGAGTACGAAAATTTTATGCAGTTTATAGAGAGTCTATCAAAAGATGTAATAAGGGCAAAGGGTATAGTAAGGCTGAGGGAATCTCCGGCTCCAGTTGTTGTTAATTACGCTTTTGGTAGTATAGATATGAGCTATACTATACCCGACTATGAAGGTAAATCTTTTGTGGTGATCGTAAGTTCTTCCAACTGA
- a CDS encoding 2-oxoacid:acceptor oxidoreductase family protein: protein MKRYNIRIAGVGGQGVVTSAHILGNAMSAAGKYATLVPFFGSEKRMAPVEAYVRVSDQPIYEVGEVVYPNVIMIYHPQVITHGKSYTMPFYSGLKEEGTVIINTDIDIIPEEDWKILNELNTKVYMFPATKLALDIAGTELATNMAMIGLFFGITRLVGFDHIEQAVRERFLGNTFVASGGTTALDSAIEKKFKKKMELLEKNMQVIREAFRIAEERGWVEEEAYTV, encoded by the coding sequence ATGAAGAGGTATAACATTAGAATAGCCGGCGTTGGTGGGCAGGGGGTGGTCACCTCCGCCCACATCTTAGGAAATGCCATGTCCGCAGCAGGCAAATATGCTACCCTTGTTCCCTTCTTCGGTTCTGAAAAGAGGATGGCACCGGTGGAAGCCTATGTGAGGGTTTCAGACCAGCCCATATATGAGGTGGGTGAAGTGGTCTATCCGAATGTTATCATGATTTACCACCCTCAGGTCATCACTCACGGAAAGTCTTACACCATGCCCTTTTACTCTGGACTTAAGGAAGAAGGGACGGTTATAATAAACACAGACATTGATATAATTCCCGAGGAAGATTGGAAAATCCTCAACGAGCTTAATACCAAGGTTTATATGTTCCCAGCCACAAAGCTTGCCCTTGATATTGCGGGAACGGAGCTTGCCACAAACATGGCAATGATAGGACTGTTTTTTGGCATAACTAGGCTTGTAGGCTTTGACCATATAGAGCAGGCGGTAAGAGAAAGGTTTTTAGGAAACACCTTTGTGGCTTCTGGTGGAACTACGGCTCTGGATAGTGCCATAGAGAAGAAGTTCAAGAAGAAGATGGAGCTTCTGGAAAAGAACATGCAGGTGATAAGGGAAGCCTTCAGGATAGCCGAAGAAAGGGGCTGGGTGGAAGAGGAAGCTTATACGGTTTAA
- a CDS encoding transketolase C-terminal domain-containing protein: protein MPEQKVVDADWLLLEAPRERKFITGAQAMAEAVKRANVDIAIAYPITPQSEVMHLVGDIWAQGYLKDYYRAEEEYGAMSAIAGAVRGGARAFSATSGPGLLRGIEAIASWPGHRIPAVLGVLTRVVNAPLSIQPDNVEIAYLLNCGMVVLHAENQQDVFDFTLASFVISEKVDVYIPIAVCTEGFFVTHAKGYVNMTPEDMKLPPRDPYKAPVPPTDCEIPPARIQRDAPVQKSNFMSYLIHAVWQQEVWSSNVRAMKYIYKYLGGPIEVVNPDAEVFVVASGCAAAQGREAVRYAQLEGLNVGLVKVKSIRPFPEKEIREVLSKAKAVIVPEHNIVGWLAKEVKATIPDNHKVIGGPRVYGGMTLPVELIMEKVYSAFGIKKEKKVVV, encoded by the coding sequence ATGCCGGAACAAAAGGTTGTAGATGCAGATTGGCTTCTTTTAGAAGCACCAAGAGAGAGAAAGTTTATAACGGGAGCCCAAGCTATGGCAGAAGCGGTAAAACGTGCCAATGTGGATATAGCCATAGCCTATCCCATCACACCCCAGTCTGAAGTGATGCACCTTGTAGGAGATATATGGGCTCAGGGCTATTTAAAAGACTATTATAGAGCAGAAGAAGAATACGGTGCCATGTCTGCCATAGCGGGTGCGGTAAGGGGCGGAGCAAGAGCCTTTTCTGCCACCTCAGGACCAGGACTGCTTAGAGGTATTGAAGCTATAGCCTCTTGGCCCGGTCATAGAATACCTGCGGTTCTTGGTGTTTTAACAAGGGTTGTGAATGCACCCCTTTCCATACAGCCAGACAATGTGGAGATAGCATACCTGCTTAACTGTGGAATGGTGGTTCTTCATGCGGAAAACCAGCAAGATGTTTTTGACTTTACCCTTGCCAGCTTTGTCATATCTGAAAAGGTGGATGTGTATATACCCATAGCTGTATGCACGGAGGGCTTTTTCGTAACTCACGCGAAAGGCTATGTGAATATGACGCCTGAAGACATGAAGCTCCCGCCCAGAGACCCCTACAAGGCGCCCGTGCCTCCCACCGACTGTGAGATACCGCCCGCAAGGATTCAGAGGGATGCCCCCGTTCAGAAGTCTAACTTTATGAGTTACCTTATACACGCAGTCTGGCAACAGGAGGTTTGGTCTTCAAATGTGAGGGCTATGAAATATATATACAAGTACCTTGGAGGACCTATAGAAGTGGTAAATCCAGATGCGGAGGTTTTTGTAGTGGCTTCCGGATGTGCAGCAGCTCAAGGAAGGGAAGCGGTTCGGTATGCCCAGCTGGAAGGTCTGAACGTGGGACTTGTAAAGGTCAAGTCCATAAGACCCTTCCCCGAAAAAGAAATAAGAGAAGTGCTTTCCAAGGCAAAGGCGGTCATAGTGCCAGAGCACAACATTGTAGGCTGGCTTGCAAAGGAAGTAAAGGCTACCATACCCGACAACCACAAGGTAATCGGTGGTCCAAGGGTATATGGTGGTATGACCCTACCTGTGGAGCTTATCATGGAAAAGGTTTATTCCGCCTTTGGTATAAAGAAGGAAAAGAAGGTAGTTGTATAA